From a single Aestuariibius sp. HNIBRBA575 genomic region:
- a CDS encoding DUF1127 domain-containing protein: MAYATNTAAISTPIRDRAALTLNALKARYAAYQVYRSTVNELESLSTRELNDLGISRSGIKAIAMEAAYNT, from the coding sequence ATGGCATACGCAACAAACACAGCTGCAATCAGCACCCCAATCCGCGACCGCGCGGCGTTAACCCTAAATGCATTGAAGGCCCGCTACGCAGCCTACCAAGTATACCGCTCAACCGTTAACGAGCTGGAAAGCCTGTCCACACGTGAACTGAACGATTTGGGCATTTCACGGTCAGGTATTAAGGCGATCGCAATGGAAGCGGCTTATAACACGTAA
- a CDS encoding SRPBCC domain-containing protein, protein MTDQIIRKSIHLRASQQQVWAFLTDPDKLSQWFHKPQAPLKAGEPYQVIKKDSEERLMWGNVLRADPFTRLTYEFSIHIMAETVSIVDWTLTPVDGGVMLSLEHTGLPAGAEGYGLVLALDEGWDKHLGTLRGLT, encoded by the coding sequence ATGACTGATCAAATCATTCGCAAATCCATCCATCTACGGGCCAGCCAACAACAGGTTTGGGCCTTTTTGACCGATCCCGATAAGCTGTCGCAATGGTTCCACAAACCCCAAGCGCCGCTCAAGGCGGGCGAACCTTATCAGGTGATCAAGAAAGACAGCGAGGAACGATTGATGTGGGGCAATGTGTTGCGCGCGGATCCGTTCACCCGGCTCACATATGAATTTTCCATCCATATCATGGCGGAAACCGTCAGCATTGTGGATTGGACCCTGACCCCGGTCGACGGGGGCGTGATGCTGTCGCTGGAACATACCGGCCTGCCAGCGGGGGCCGAAGGATACGGTTTGGTGCTGGCGCTGGACGAAGGGTGGGACAAACATCTTGGAACATTGCGGGGGCTGACCTGA
- a CDS encoding ArsR/SmtB family transcription factor translates to MPHSPRSETHPPDVFKALADPTRRSILKILSGNEMTIAQVAGNFDMTRAAVKKHLNILNDGGLITTRAAGREVFNALSPHGLQPVRDWLGYFDQFWDDALSDLKSAIETDLPQSNPKTTSGETQND, encoded by the coding sequence ATGCCACATTCCCCCAGATCCGAAACCCATCCGCCGGACGTGTTCAAAGCGCTCGCTGATCCGACGCGGCGATCGATCCTGAAAATCCTGTCAGGCAATGAAATGACCATCGCGCAGGTGGCCGGAAATTTCGACATGACCCGCGCGGCCGTGAAAAAACACCTGAATATTCTGAACGATGGCGGGCTGATTACAACCCGCGCAGCAGGGCGCGAGGTTTTTAATGCGCTGTCGCCGCATGGGTTGCAGCCTGTACGCGATTGGTTGGGGTATTTCGACCAATTCTGGGACGACGCCCTGAGTGATCTAAAATCTGCCATCGAAACAGACCTACCTCAATCCAATCCAAAAACCACATCCGGAGAGACCCAAAATGACTGA